In the genome of Polaribacter atrinae, one region contains:
- a CDS encoding metallophosphoesterase family protein, with protein sequence MKKILLLSDTHSFIDAQILKFVKQADEVWHAGDIGNLEVTDTIKKLKPLRAVFGNIDGADARSEFLLDNKFEVENVAVWITHIGGYPNRYDQRIREEIKVNPPKIFISGHSHILKVQYDKKLNLLHLNPGAAGNHGFHKVRTMLRFSLDNGEIKDMEIIELAKRG encoded by the coding sequence ATGAAGAAAATCTTATTATTATCTGATACTCATAGTTTTATTGATGCTCAAATCTTAAAGTTTGTAAAGCAAGCAGATGAAGTTTGGCACGCTGGAGATATTGGTAATTTAGAAGTTACCGACACTATAAAAAAATTAAAACCTTTACGAGCTGTTTTTGGTAATATTGATGGAGCTGATGCTAGATCTGAATTTCTTCTAGACAACAAATTTGAAGTTGAAAATGTTGCTGTTTGGATAACACACATTGGTGGTTACCCTAATAGATATGATCAAAGAATTCGTGAAGAAATAAAAGTAAACCCTCCAAAAATATTTATTTCTGGGCATTCTCATATTTTAAAAGTACAATATGATAAAAAACTAAACTTATTGCATTTAAACCCAGGTGCAGCAGGAAACCATGGTTTTCATAAAGTAAGAACCATGTTGCGTTTTTCCTTAGACAATGGAGAAATAAAAGATATGGAAATTATAGAACTTGCTAAACGAGGTTAA